One Solea senegalensis isolate Sse05_10M linkage group LG3, IFAPA_SoseM_1, whole genome shotgun sequence genomic window carries:
- the mogat3a gene encoding 2-acylglycerol O-acyltransferase 2-A yields the protein MKIEFAPLNIPVQRRLQTASVLQWVFSFVALAQCCLAAFILLLLSDWWILALLYAGWLWLDWDTPSCGGRRSQWIRSWTIWDYFRDYFPITLVKTVDLDPKKNYIFGFHPHGVLVAGAFANFCTESTGFSCLFPGLRSHLLMLPFWFRVPLFRDYIMCGGLVSSAKSSLSYLVSCPEGGQVAVIAVGGAPEALDARPGALKLQIKNRKGFIKLALKHGAQLVPVFSFGENELFDQMENPAGSSLRTLQNRLQSIMGVALPLFHARGVFQYSFGLIPYRKSIHTVVGKPISVTQTPSPSSEDIESLHAIYLQSLTDLFEQHKHTYGLSDDQHLTFI from the exons ATGAAGATTGAGTTCGCCCCGCTAAATATTCCCGTGCAGAGGAGACTGCAGACTGCGTCTGTGCTGCAGTGGGTATTCTCCTTCGTCGCTTTAG ctCAGTGCTGTCTGGCTGCCTttatcctcctccttctctctgatTGGTGGATATTGGCTCTGCTCTATGCTGGCTGGCTGTGGTTGGACTGGGATACACCCTCATGTGGGGGTCGGAGGTCACAGTGGATTAGGAGCTGGACTATCTGGGACTACTTCAGGGACTACTTCCCTATAACG CTTGTTAAAACTGTTGATCTAGATCCAAAGAAAAACTACATCTTTGGATTTCACCCACATG GTGTCCTGGTTGCTGGAGCATTTGCAAACTTCTGTACGGAGTCAACAGGTTTCTCCTGTCTATTTCCTGGACTCAGGTCTCACCTGCTGATGCTGCCATTCTGGTTCAGAGTGCCACTGTTCAGAGATTACATCATGTGTGGAG GTCTGGTGTCCAGTGCTAAGTCCAGCTTGTCATACCTGGTCAGTTGTCCTGAGGGAGGTCAGGTTGCTGTCATTGCAGTAGGCGGAGCTCCAGAGGCTCTGGACGCTCGACCAGGagctttaaagctgcag ataaaaaatcGTAAGGGATTCATCAAACTGGCTCTCAAACATGG agCTCAGCTGGTTCCGGTCTTTTCATTTGGAGAAAATGAGTTGTTTGATCAGATGGAGAATCCAGCAGGCTCGTCTCTAAGGACACTGCAG AACCGGCTGCAGAGCATCATGGGAGTAGCTCTGCCTCTCTTTCATGCCAGAGGAGTTTTCCAGTACAGCTTCGGATTGATTCCCTACAGGAAGTCCATACACACTGTTG TGGGAAAGCCAATCTCAGTCACCCAGACTCCCAGTCCTAGCAGTGAGGATATCGAGAGTCTTCATGCAATTTACCTTCAGAGTTTGACTGATCTGTTcgagcagcacaaacacacttacgGCCTGAGTGACGACCAGCACCTGACCTTCATATGA